The following proteins are co-located in the Tistrella bauzanensis genome:
- a CDS encoding VWA domain-containing protein, producing MTRDRSDLDHRRGRTPPSGHVQPASRGAVDAFLAEARQMAPAQPAAAGTGAARLILALDATQSRQPGWDLAQSQQGEMFRVAGDGGLAVQLVYYRGLDECRASRWTGDAQGLARAMSRIDCRGGRTQIARVLSHAVAEARVVPVKALVFVGDALEEPQDVLDGHAADLALLGVRAFIFQEGHDPVAAAGFQRIARMTGGALLPFDSTGPDRLRALLGAVAAFVSHGPRALDRPGRADPAALRLLADRMGGG from the coding sequence ATGACCCGTGACCGCTCAGATCTGGACCATCGCCGCGGCCGCACACCGCCATCCGGTCATGTGCAGCCGGCATCGCGCGGCGCCGTCGATGCCTTTCTGGCCGAGGCCCGCCAGATGGCACCGGCGCAGCCTGCCGCCGCCGGCACGGGTGCCGCTCGGCTGATCCTGGCGCTGGACGCCACCCAGAGCCGGCAGCCGGGCTGGGATCTGGCCCAGAGCCAGCAGGGCGAGATGTTCCGGGTTGCCGGCGATGGCGGGCTGGCGGTGCAACTGGTTTATTATCGCGGTCTGGACGAATGCCGCGCCAGCCGCTGGACGGGCGACGCCCAAGGGCTTGCCCGGGCCATGTCGAGGATCGACTGCCGGGGCGGCCGCACCCAGATTGCACGCGTCCTGTCGCATGCCGTGGCCGAGGCGCGCGTGGTGCCGGTGAAGGCGCTGGTTTTCGTGGGCGACGCGCTGGAGGAACCCCAGGACGTGCTCGACGGCCACGCGGCCGATCTGGCGCTGCTCGGTGTGCGCGCCTTCATCTTTCAGGAAGGACATGATCCGGTGGCGGCCGCCGGCTTCCAGCGGATCGCGCGGATGACCGGCGGCGCCCTGCTGCCCTTCGACAGCACCGGGCCCGACCGGCTGCGTGCCCTGCTGGGGGCGGTCGCGGCCTTCGTGTCGCACGGCCCCCGTGCCCTGGACCGGCCGGGGCGCGCCGATCCGGCGGCCCTGCGCCTGCTGGCCGACCGCATGGGCGGAGGCTGA
- a CDS encoding methyl-accepting chemotaxis protein translates to MGVPERSTTGDGMSMSETIARLADRAGGLGVRVADIVGKVDDVARALRGQSERFGTLSARVDRMAEDNRAIDTAARAANERAAEAARQAASSRAEAAQTLDEIRDLAGGVADIARRLDALAAALDRVGKVSGQIDGIAKQTNLLALNATIEAARAGDAGRGFAVVAGEVKSLARSTQEATAQIARTLGELGTEVRALVEVSSNTLGRAEHVRDGTGRIGGVIDGLADAVGMIGGEVGRIAAGAGENTRVCTEISAEVGALNGEVAQSRARLDEADTQLVQLLDVSESLIELTAGAGAETVDTPFIAAATRAATLAGEAFETALKAGRIDLRGLFDEQYRPVAGSNPIQFTTAFTDLCDQLLPRIQEPVLSLDPKVVFCAAVDRNGYLPTHNAKFSKPQGRDAVWNAANARNRRKFDDRTGLRAARSTKRFLLQTYRRDMGGGQFALMKDLAVPIAVQGRHWGVIRLAYRADG, encoded by the coding sequence ATGGGAGTTCCCGAAAGATCCACCACGGGCGACGGCATGTCGATGAGCGAGACGATCGCCCGCCTTGCCGACCGCGCGGGCGGATTGGGGGTGCGGGTCGCCGACATCGTCGGCAAGGTGGATGATGTCGCGCGCGCCCTGCGTGGACAATCGGAACGGTTCGGCACCCTGTCGGCCCGGGTCGACCGGATGGCCGAGGACAATCGCGCGATCGACACCGCCGCGCGCGCCGCCAATGAACGCGCGGCCGAGGCGGCACGTCAGGCCGCCTCGTCGCGTGCCGAGGCCGCCCAGACGCTGGACGAGATCCGCGATCTGGCTGGCGGGGTCGCGGATATCGCCCGGCGCCTGGATGCCCTGGCCGCGGCACTTGACCGGGTGGGCAAGGTGTCCGGCCAGATCGACGGGATTGCCAAGCAGACCAATCTGCTGGCCTTGAACGCCACGATCGAGGCGGCGCGTGCCGGCGATGCCGGCCGTGGCTTTGCCGTGGTCGCGGGCGAAGTGAAAAGTCTTGCCCGCTCCACTCAGGAGGCGACCGCGCAGATCGCCCGCACGCTGGGCGAGCTTGGCACAGAGGTACGCGCCCTGGTCGAGGTCAGCAGCAACACGCTGGGTCGGGCCGAACATGTCCGTGACGGCACCGGCCGGATCGGCGGGGTCATCGACGGACTGGCCGATGCGGTGGGCATGATCGGCGGCGAGGTCGGCCGGATCGCCGCCGGCGCCGGTGAAAACACCCGGGTGTGCACCGAGATCAGCGCCGAGGTCGGCGCCCTGAACGGCGAAGTGGCGCAGTCGCGCGCCCGACTGGACGAAGCCGACACCCAACTGGTGCAATTGCTCGACGTGTCTGAAAGCCTGATCGAGCTGACGGCCGGCGCCGGCGCCGAGACCGTCGACACCCCGTTCATCGCCGCGGCGACGCGGGCCGCGACCCTGGCCGGCGAGGCTTTCGAAACGGCGCTCAAGGCCGGCCGCATCGATCTTCGCGGCCTGTTCGACGAACAGTATCGCCCGGTGGCCGGATCGAACCCCATACAGTTCACCACCGCCTTCACCGATCTGTGCGATCAGCTTCTGCCCCGGATCCAGGAACCGGTGCTGAGCCTGGACCCGAAAGTGGTGTTCTGCGCGGCGGTCGACCGCAACGGTTATCTGCCGACCCACAATGCCAAATTCTCGAAGCCCCAGGGCCGGGATGCGGTGTGGAATGCGGCCAATGCCCGCAACCGGCGCAAATTCGACGACCGTACCGGGCTTCGGGCCGCGCGCAGCACCAAGCGCTTCCTGTTACAGACCTATCGCCGCGACATGGGCGGCGGACAATTCGCCCTGATGAAGGATCTGGCGGTGCCGATCGCCGTGCAGGGCCGGCATTGGGGGGTGATCCGTCTGGCCTATCGCGCCGACGGCTGA
- a CDS encoding CGNR zinc finger domain-containing protein, producing MPVNMPAYFIADALGLDFLNAIATTTDGPVDWIGDGKGLVDWLRQAALVPEPELDAIAGRAMPGELDRVADQARDLREWFRGFVTSHMGKPLTAGMLQDLAPLNRLLERDEAFSRITLHDGNHLALETARRWRSPEGLLLPIGEAMARVVVEEDFTQVKACQGSGCTLLFADHTRSRSRRWCSMSVCGNRSKVSSHRSRRKAAEV from the coding sequence ATGCCTGTGAACATGCCGGCCTATTTCATTGCCGATGCCTTGGGGCTCGATTTTCTCAATGCGATCGCCACCACGACCGATGGGCCGGTCGACTGGATCGGTGATGGCAAGGGGCTGGTCGACTGGCTGCGGCAGGCGGCACTGGTGCCAGAGCCGGAGCTTGACGCGATTGCCGGGCGTGCCATGCCGGGAGAACTCGATCGCGTCGCCGATCAGGCCCGCGATCTTCGCGAATGGTTCCGGGGCTTCGTGACCAGCCATATGGGTAAGCCGCTCACGGCCGGGATGCTGCAGGATCTGGCCCCGCTCAATCGCCTGCTGGAGCGTGACGAGGCCTTCAGCCGGATCACCCTTCATGACGGGAACCATCTGGCCCTGGAGACGGCGCGGCGCTGGCGCTCGCCGGAGGGGCTCCTGCTCCCGATCGGTGAGGCGATGGCACGCGTGGTCGTGGAGGAAGATTTCACACAGGTGAAAGCCTGCCAGGGATCGGGCTGCACGCTTCTCTTTGCCGACCACACCCGCAGCCGGTCGCGCCGCTGGTGCAGCATGAGTGTTTGCGGCAACCGGTCCAAGGTATCGTCGCATCGCAGCCGCCGGAAGGCGGCAGAGGTGTAA
- a CDS encoding UDP-glucose dehydrogenase family protein has translation MRVAMIGTGYVGLVSGTCFSEFGHSVVCVDNDQSKIERLLRGEIPIYEPGLEDLVARNVRAGRLGFTSDLAEAVRGAEVVFIAVGTPSRRGDGHADLSYVFEAVRQVALAADGYRLVVTKSTVPVGTGGRVRALLAETRPEIEFDVASNPEFLREGSAIEDFMRPDRVVAGTDSDRARDLMTELYRPLFLMETPIVHTTIESAELIKYAANAFLATKITFINEMADLCEKVGANVHDIARGIGLDGRIGRKFLHAGPGFGGSCFPKDTRALVSSAQQYGAPLTLVEQVVSSNEARKRRMAERVVAAAGGSLRDKTVGVLGLTFKPNTDDMREAPSLDIIPALLRAGARVRAYDPEGMTEARRLLTGVTWAADAYDALEGADVAVLITEWNQFRALDLDRVKAVMKTPVMVDLRNVYAPSEMVGRGFTYTSIGRPTPGAA, from the coding sequence ATGCGCGTCGCGATGATCGGCACGGGCTATGTCGGGCTTGTGTCGGGCACCTGTTTTTCCGAATTCGGCCATTCGGTCGTGTGCGTCGACAACGACCAGTCGAAGATCGAGCGGTTGTTGCGCGGCGAGATCCCGATCTACGAGCCGGGGCTGGAGGATCTGGTGGCGCGCAATGTCCGCGCCGGCCGGCTGGGCTTCACCAGCGATCTGGCCGAGGCGGTGCGCGGCGCCGAGGTGGTGTTCATCGCCGTCGGCACCCCCAGCCGTCGTGGCGACGGCCATGCCGATCTGAGTTATGTGTTCGAGGCGGTGCGTCAGGTGGCGCTGGCCGCCGACGGCTATCGCCTGGTCGTGACCAAGTCGACCGTGCCGGTGGGCACCGGTGGCCGGGTCAGGGCGCTGCTGGCCGAAACCCGGCCTGAGATCGAGTTCGACGTTGCCTCGAACCCCGAATTCCTGCGCGAAGGCTCGGCGATCGAAGACTTCATGCGCCCGGATCGGGTGGTTGCCGGCACCGACAGCGACCGTGCGCGCGACCTGATGACCGAGCTGTACCGGCCGCTGTTCCTGATGGAAACCCCGATCGTGCACACGACGATCGAAAGCGCCGAGTTGATCAAATACGCCGCCAACGCCTTTCTCGCGACCAAGATCACCTTCATCAACGAAATGGCGGATCTGTGCGAGAAGGTCGGCGCCAATGTTCACGACATCGCGCGCGGCATCGGGCTCGACGGCCGCATCGGCCGCAAGTTCCTGCATGCCGGGCCCGGCTTCGGCGGATCGTGCTTTCCGAAAGACACCCGCGCCCTGGTGTCCAGCGCCCAGCAATATGGCGCGCCGTTGACTCTGGTGGAGCAGGTCGTGTCGTCGAACGAGGCCCGCAAACGCCGGATGGCCGAGCGTGTGGTCGCTGCAGCCGGCGGCAGCCTGCGCGACAAGACCGTGGGCGTGCTGGGCCTGACCTTCAAGCCCAACACCGACGACATGCGCGAGGCGCCGAGCCTGGACATCATTCCGGCGCTGCTGCGGGCCGGCGCGCGCGTGCGGGCCTATGATCCCGAAGGCATGACCGAGGCACGACGCCTGCTGACCGGGGTGACCTGGGCCGCGGATGCCTATGATGCCCTGGAAGGTGCCGATGTCGCGGTGCTGATCACCGAATGGAACCAGTTCCGCGCGCTCGACCTCGACCGGGTCAAGGCGGTGATGAAGACGCCGGTGATGGTCGACCTTCGCAACGTCTATGCCCCGTCCGAAATGGTCGGTCGCGGCTTCACCTATACCTCGATCGGCCGGCCGACACCCGGCGCCGCCTGA
- a CDS encoding GNAT family N-acetyltransferase: MTEQDTRLTLTTAGSMAEIDPAAWDTLAGPGNPFLAHAFLDALEQSGSVSEQTGWLPRHLILSTATGRLVGAVPLYLKAHSWGEYVFDHSWARAYEQAGGAYYPKLQAAVPFTPVPGPRLLAGDGPDAPAIRRALADGLVAVAETLEVSGVHATFVADHDMPPLAMAGFMERHDVQFHWHNRGYGSFNDFLAGLAARKRKTIRKERQKVADSGLRFRALSGADITAEAWDAFHRFYHATVDRKWGEAYLTRDFFDRLGQMMAERVVLIMAYDGDRPVAGALNLIGDDALYGRNWGAVVDLPFLHFETCYYQAIDVAIERGLARVEAGAQGGHKLLRGYEPVTTRSAHWIADPRLARAVKGFLDQERAAVDAETEALADHLPFRRDDPA; the protein is encoded by the coding sequence ATGACCGAGCAGGACACGCGCCTGACCCTGACCACCGCCGGCAGCATGGCCGAGATCGACCCGGCCGCATGGGACACCCTGGCCGGTCCCGGCAATCCCTTCCTCGCCCATGCCTTTCTGGACGCGCTGGAACAATCCGGCTCGGTGTCGGAACAGACCGGCTGGCTGCCCCGGCATCTGATCCTGTCGACCGCCACAGGCCGGCTGGTCGGTGCCGTGCCGCTGTATCTGAAGGCGCATTCCTGGGGCGAATACGTCTTCGACCACAGCTGGGCGCGCGCCTATGAACAGGCGGGCGGCGCCTATTATCCCAAGCTTCAGGCCGCTGTGCCGTTCACACCGGTGCCGGGGCCGCGCCTGCTGGCGGGCGATGGCCCCGACGCGCCGGCCATCCGCCGGGCGCTGGCCGACGGGCTGGTGGCGGTGGCCGAGACGTTGGAGGTGTCGGGCGTACATGCCACCTTCGTCGCCGATCACGACATGCCACCGCTGGCCATGGCCGGCTTCATGGAACGCCATGACGTGCAATTCCACTGGCATAATCGAGGCTATGGCAGTTTCAACGATTTCCTGGCGGGGCTGGCGGCCCGCAAGCGCAAGACCATCCGCAAGGAACGCCAGAAGGTGGCCGACAGCGGCCTGCGCTTCCGGGCCCTGTCCGGCGCCGACATCACCGCCGAGGCCTGGGACGCCTTTCACCGCTTCTATCACGCGACGGTCGACCGCAAATGGGGCGAGGCCTATCTGACCCGCGATTTCTTCGACCGGCTGGGCCAGATGATGGCCGAGCGCGTGGTGCTGATCATGGCCTATGACGGCGACCGCCCGGTTGCGGGCGCCCTGAACCTGATCGGCGACGACGCGCTTTATGGCCGCAACTGGGGGGCGGTGGTCGACCTGCCCTTTCTGCATTTCGAGACCTGCTATTATCAGGCGATCGATGTGGCGATCGAGCGCGGCCTCGCCCGGGTCGAAGCCGGTGCCCAAGGCGGCCACAAATTGCTGCGCGGCTATGAACCGGTCACCACCCGCTCGGCCCACTGGATCGCCGATCCGCGCCTTGCCCGCGCGGTGAAGGGCTTTCTGGACCAGGAACGCGCCGCGGTCGACGCCGAGACCGAGGCGCTGGCCGATCATCTGCCGTTTCGACGTGACGACCCGGCTTGA
- a CDS encoding alpha/beta fold hydrolase produces the protein MTAIAYRTIDVDGISTHYREAGTAGAPKLLLLHGFPSSSHMFRDLVPRLADRFHIIAPDLPGFGRSADPEANTFESIAGTIERFTEIVGFDRFIIYVFDYGAPTGFRLAIRHPERITGIISQNGNAYVDGLSEGWNPARAYWADASIANRQALRAMLTPETTYWQYTHGVADPSAVSPDGYTLDVHYLGRPGAEDVQLDLIGDYKTNIALYPAFQAYFRTHKPRFLAVWGRHDPFFLPQGAEAFQRDMPEARVTFLDTGHFALETHAADIAAEIRTVFA, from the coding sequence ATGACCGCGATTGCCTATCGGACCATCGATGTCGACGGCATCAGCACCCATTACCGCGAGGCGGGGACGGCTGGCGCGCCCAAGCTGCTGCTGCTGCACGGCTTCCCCAGTTCCAGCCATATGTTCCGCGATCTCGTGCCCCGTCTGGCCGACCGCTTCCACATCATCGCGCCGGATCTGCCGGGCTTTGGCCGGTCGGCCGATCCTGAAGCCAACACCTTCGAGTCGATCGCCGGCACGATCGAGCGCTTCACCGAAATCGTGGGCTTCGACCGGTTCATCATCTATGTCTTCGATTATGGCGCGCCCACCGGCTTCCGCCTCGCGATCCGCCATCCGGAGCGGATCACCGGGATCATCTCTCAGAACGGCAACGCCTATGTCGACGGGTTGAGCGAGGGCTGGAACCCCGCCCGTGCCTATTGGGCCGATGCATCCATCGCCAATCGTCAGGCACTGCGCGCGATGCTGACGCCGGAGACGACCTATTGGCAGTACACGCACGGGGTGGCGGACCCGTCGGCCGTTTCACCCGATGGCTACACCCTGGATGTCCATTATCTTGGCCGTCCGGGTGCCGAGGATGTGCAACTGGACCTGATCGGCGACTACAAGACCAATATCGCGCTCTATCCGGCATTCCAGGCGTATTTCCGCACCCACAAGCCGCGCTTCCTGGCGGTGTGGGGCCGCCACGATCCGTTTTTCCTGCCGCAGGGCGCCGAGGCGTTCCAGCGCGACATGCCGGAGGCGCGGGTGACCTTCCTCGACACCGGCCATTTCGCCCTGGAAACCCACGCGGCCGACATCGCAGCCGAAATCCGGACCGTCTTCGCCTGA
- the galU gene encoding UTP--glucose-1-phosphate uridylyltransferase GalU, with amino-acid sequence MTKPVRKAVFPVGGLGTRFLPATKAMPKEMLPVVDKPLIQYAVEEARAAGIEELIFVTGRNKTAIEDHFDQSFELEWTLQERGKREELAQLRRWLPKAGNVSYTRQQEPMGLGHAVWCARHLVGNEPFAVLLADDLVLADRPCLSQMVEVYEQKGGNVVAAMDVPAENTARYGIIDIADDDGRLVTARGMVEKPKSGDAPSRTAVIGRYILQPEIFEHLGRHERGSGGEIQLTDAIRAMVGNTPFHALRFEGERFDCGDKAGFIHANIAFSLARVDLRDQVKDFLAERLSAYRDAAQ; translated from the coding sequence ATCACCAAGCCCGTTCGTAAAGCCGTCTTCCCCGTGGGTGGCCTGGGCACGCGCTTCCTGCCGGCCACCAAAGCCATGCCGAAGGAAATGCTGCCTGTCGTCGACAAGCCGCTGATCCAGTATGCGGTGGAAGAGGCCCGTGCCGCCGGCATCGAAGAGCTGATCTTCGTCACCGGCCGCAACAAGACCGCCATTGAAGACCATTTCGACCAGTCGTTCGAGCTGGAATGGACGCTGCAGGAGCGCGGAAAGCGCGAGGAACTGGCGCAGCTGCGCCGCTGGCTGCCGAAGGCCGGCAATGTGTCCTATACCCGCCAGCAGGAGCCGATGGGCCTGGGCCATGCCGTGTGGTGCGCCCGCCATCTGGTTGGCAACGAGCCCTTCGCGGTGCTGCTTGCCGACGATCTGGTGCTTGCCGACCGCCCGTGCCTCAGCCAGATGGTCGAGGTCTACGAGCAGAAGGGTGGCAATGTCGTGGCGGCGATGGACGTGCCGGCCGAGAATACCGCGCGCTATGGCATTATCGACATCGCCGATGACGACGGCCGTCTGGTCACCGCCCGCGGCATGGTCGAGAAGCCCAAATCCGGCGATGCGCCGTCGCGCACCGCCGTGATCGGCCGCTACATCCTGCAGCCCGAGATCTTCGAGCATCTGGGCCGGCATGAACGCGGCTCGGGCGGCGAGATCCAGCTGACCGACGCCATCCGCGCCATGGTGGGCAACACGCCTTTCCACGCTCTGCGCTTCGAGGGCGAGCGCTTCGACTGCGGCGACAAGGCCGGCTTCATCCATGCCAATATCGCCTTTTCGCTGGCCCGGGTGGACCTGCGCGATCAGGTGAAGGACTTCCTGGCCGAGCGGCTTTCGGCCTACCGCGACGCCGCCCAGTAA
- a CDS encoding YjbE family putative metal transport protein (Members of this highly hydrophobic protein family,regularly are found preceded by the yybP-ykoY manganese riboswitch (see RF00080). A metal cation transport function is proposed.), protein MSADGLGALATVIMIDIVMSGDNAVIIGMAAAGLPATLRRKAIIYGILAATVLRIAFAAVTVQLLAIIGLTLAGGILLLWVAWRMWQELRASRRAAAAEAAAAASPPGASAGDGVDLPGAAAAAPKTMRQALTSIIIADVSMSLDNVLAVAGAAREHVEVLVIGLVLSIALMGLAANFVARLLERWHWLAYLGLAIITYVALDMILRGSTEVMQAGVFF, encoded by the coding sequence ATGTCCGCCGACGGGCTGGGCGCGCTCGCCACCGTGATCATGATCGACATCGTGATGTCGGGCGACAACGCCGTGATCATCGGCATGGCCGCAGCCGGTCTGCCGGCCACGCTGCGGCGCAAGGCCATCATCTATGGCATTCTGGCGGCCACGGTGCTGCGGATCGCCTTTGCGGCGGTGACCGTGCAACTGCTGGCAATCATCGGCCTGACGCTCGCCGGCGGCATTCTGCTGCTGTGGGTGGCGTGGCGGATGTGGCAGGAACTCCGCGCCAGCCGCCGGGCCGCCGCCGCCGAAGCCGCCGCTGCCGCCAGCCCCCCCGGCGCATCGGCCGGCGACGGGGTGGACCTGCCCGGTGCGGCCGCTGCCGCGCCCAAGACCATGCGCCAGGCGCTGACCTCGATCATCATTGCCGATGTGTCGATGTCGCTCGACAACGTGCTGGCGGTGGCCGGTGCTGCGCGCGAGCATGTCGAGGTGCTGGTCATCGGTCTGGTGCTGTCGATCGCCCTGATGGGGCTGGCCGCCAATTTTGTCGCCCGCCTGCTGGAGCGCTGGCACTGGTTGGCCTATCTGGGTCTGGCGATCATCACCTATGTGGCCCTCGACATGATCCTGCGCGGCAGCACCGAGGTGATGCAGGCGGGAGTGTTTTTTTAG
- the pgmG gene encoding phosphoglucomutase/phosphomannomutase PgmG, whose amino-acid sequence MTKLVHRFHPSVLREYDIRGIIGETLGTEDAYAIGRVFAHMLKSRGGNSAAVGRDGRISSPELEGALVRGLTEGGVDVLRVGLGPTPMLYYAAQTRGVDGGIMVTGSHNPPDQNGFKMVMLGKPFFGEDIREMGRLAAGGELLAAPSLGADNDAPDVLSAYVARLTEGLFQAVTREPVVVWDAGNGAAGEALTMVARNLPGRHVLLYADIDGTFPNHHPDPTEPHTLVDLIARVAEEGADFGVAFDGDGDRIGVVDGKGRILWGDQLLMILARPIIARIPNATIIADVKASQALFDEIARLGGTPLMWKTGHSLIKTKMKETSSPLAGEMSGHVFFADGYYGYDDALYAAMRLLDQLVASGESITDIRDSLPDMVNTPEIRVPCADDRKFDVVADIADLLAAEGAEVDRTDGVRVKVDGGWWLLRASNTQAVLVARAEAADTDRLAVLKGELARVLTRAGVAVPAAIAD is encoded by the coding sequence GTGACCAAGCTCGTCCACCGCTTTCATCCGAGCGTGCTGCGTGAATATGACATCCGCGGCATCATCGGCGAGACCCTGGGGACCGAGGATGCCTATGCCATCGGCCGGGTCTTCGCCCATATGCTGAAGTCCCGCGGCGGCAATTCGGCCGCCGTCGGCCGCGATGGGCGGATCAGTTCGCCCGAACTGGAAGGCGCCCTGGTCCGTGGCCTGACCGAAGGCGGCGTCGATGTGCTGCGGGTCGGCCTTGGCCCCACGCCGATGCTGTATTACGCGGCCCAGACCCGGGGCGTCGACGGCGGCATCATGGTCACCGGGTCGCACAACCCGCCCGACCAGAACGGCTTCAAGATGGTCATGCTGGGCAAGCCGTTCTTCGGCGAGGACATCCGCGAGATGGGCCGGCTGGCGGCCGGAGGCGAGCTGCTGGCAGCCCCCTCGCTCGGTGCCGACAACGATGCCCCCGACGTGCTCTCGGCCTATGTCGCCCGCCTGACCGAGGGCCTGTTCCAGGCCGTGACCCGCGAACCGGTGGTGGTGTGGGATGCGGGCAACGGTGCCGCCGGCGAGGCGCTGACCATGGTGGCGCGCAACCTGCCCGGCCGTCATGTTCTGCTCTATGCCGATATCGACGGCACCTTCCCCAATCATCACCCCGATCCGACCGAGCCGCACACCCTGGTCGACCTGATCGCGCGGGTCGCCGAGGAAGGCGCCGATTTCGGCGTCGCCTTCGACGGTGACGGCGACCGCATCGGCGTGGTCGACGGCAAGGGCCGGATCCTGTGGGGCGATCAGCTGCTGATGATCCTGGCGCGCCCGATCATCGCCCGCATCCCCAATGCCACGATCATTGCCGACGTGAAGGCCAGCCAGGCCCTGTTCGACGAGATCGCACGCCTGGGCGGCACGCCGCTGATGTGGAAGACCGGCCATTCGCTGATCAAGACCAAGATGAAGGAAACATCGAGCCCGCTGGCCGGCGAGATGAGCGGCCATGTGTTCTTCGCCGACGGCTATTACGGCTATGACGACGCGCTCTATGCGGCCATGCGGTTGCTCGACCAGTTGGTGGCCAGCGGCGAGAGCATCACCGACATCCGCGACAGCCTGCCCGACATGGTCAACACCCCCGAAATCCGGGTGCCCTGTGCCGACGACCGCAAGTTCGACGTGGTTGCGGACATCGCCGATCTGCTGGCGGCCGAGGGTGCCGAGGTCGACCGGACCGATGGCGTTCGGGTGAAGGTCGATGGCGGCTGGTGGCTGCTGCGCGCCTCCAACACTCAGGCGGTGCTGGTCGCGCGCGCCGAGGCGGCCGATACCGACCGCCTGGCGGTGCTGAAGGGTGAGCTTGCCCGGGTGCTGACCAGGGCCGGCGTCGCGGTTCCGGCCGCGATCGCCGACTGA
- a CDS encoding J domain-containing protein, which produces MVWALLAGFVTLLLVVLGLGGALGNRRHGRRRGMSRAALTRVALWSLAAIAVVAALLLAVTGRWPAVVAVAAAAFPLVLRLAGTALKLAPVYHLLRRARSANPPGGGFGQAGRAQARPKTVETASLRMTLDPDTGAMTGVILTGPDRGRALADLPPDRLRHWLNDWRINDPDAARLLETWGERMIGPDWADDAAGPAGDGTGDGDGQAGPPPSDEAMTAAEARAILDVAADASPADIHAAWRRMMARVHPDQGGSAALAARVNAARDRLTRPASGA; this is translated from the coding sequence ATGGTCTGGGCGCTGCTGGCGGGGTTCGTCACGCTGCTGCTGGTCGTGCTGGGGCTGGGCGGTGCGCTGGGAAACAGGCGCCACGGCAGACGCCGCGGCATGAGCCGCGCCGCCCTGACCCGGGTGGCATTATGGAGTCTGGCCGCGATCGCCGTCGTGGCCGCCCTGTTGCTGGCGGTCACCGGCCGATGGCCGGCCGTGGTGGCCGTGGCTGCGGCGGCGTTTCCCCTGGTGCTGCGGCTGGCGGGCACCGCCCTGAAACTGGCGCCGGTCTATCACCTGCTGCGCCGGGCACGGTCGGCCAACCCGCCCGGCGGCGGCTTCGGACAGGCCGGCCGCGCGCAGGCCCGCCCGAAGACCGTGGAAACCGCCAGCCTGCGGATGACACTCGACCCCGACACCGGCGCCATGACCGGCGTGATCCTGACCGGCCCCGATCGCGGCCGCGCGCTGGCCGATCTGCCCCCCGACCGCCTGCGCCACTGGCTCAATGACTGGCGGATCAACGACCCGGATGCGGCGCGGCTGCTGGAGACCTGGGGAGAGCGCATGATCGGTCCGGACTGGGCCGATGACGCGGCCGGCCCGGCCGGTGACGGAACCGGTGACGGCGATGGACAGGCCGGGCCGCCCCCCTCGGACGAGGCGATGACCGCGGCGGAAGCCCGTGCCATTCTGGATGTGGCCGCCGATGCCAGCCCCGCCGACATCCATGCGGCCTGGCGGCGGATGATGGCCCGGGTGCATCCGGATCAGGGCGGCAGCGCCGCGCTGGCGGCCCGGGTCAACGCCGCCCGCGACCGCCTGACCCGGCCCGCATCCGGCGCATGA